The proteins below come from a single Demetria terragena DSM 11295 genomic window:
- a CDS encoding endonuclease/exonuclease/phosphatase family protein has protein sequence MTLRVLTWNVLRRDLDSRVDLIASRLEEVDADIVMLQETGPKNAAELAARAGYQLSALSSPPIEPEGGSVAILTRHRATDVQAHALPVTGRWAAVDVTVGASTVRIASAHLRHTPDAGTMGVDADYRGVAQGREDLENVDNEHVRESVAIRLAQLDHLGAVFDGCPTPLIFGGDLNFVPNGPEYGEIIGWGLLDTWRAAPRLGSRATVLNSNPLVSGGPHVYDLIRDTTMPGARGGLDYVLDYQFASTDLGIEAAWTVGQPDDDGGPWPSDHLGVVVDYRLAT, from the coding sequence ATGACACTCCGTGTACTCACCTGGAACGTGCTTCGTCGTGACCTCGACTCGCGCGTTGACCTGATAGCTAGCCGCCTCGAAGAAGTCGATGCCGACATTGTGATGCTTCAGGAGACTGGCCCGAAGAACGCGGCCGAATTGGCCGCCCGCGCGGGCTATCAACTCTCAGCGCTCTCATCGCCCCCCATCGAGCCTGAAGGAGGGTCCGTGGCGATCCTGACACGCCACCGGGCAACGGATGTCCAGGCTCACGCATTACCAGTGACCGGACGCTGGGCGGCCGTCGACGTCACCGTCGGAGCATCGACGGTGCGGATAGCATCGGCTCACCTCCGCCACACCCCGGACGCAGGAACTATGGGGGTAGACGCCGATTACCGTGGCGTTGCTCAGGGGCGCGAAGACCTCGAGAACGTCGATAACGAGCACGTGCGAGAGAGCGTCGCAATCCGGCTTGCCCAACTGGACCACCTCGGCGCAGTCTTCGACGGATGCCCAACGCCACTGATTTTCGGTGGAGACCTCAACTTCGTGCCAAACGGACCTGAGTACGGCGAGATAATCGGATGGGGTCTGCTCGACACCTGGCGGGCCGCGCCACGTCTCGGCTCAAGGGCCACCGTGTTGAATTCAAACCCGCTCGTGTCGGGTGGACCACACGTGTATGACCTGATTCGAGACACCACAATGCCGGGAGCACGCGGCGGCCTGGACTACGTCCTTGACTACCAGTTCGCTAGTACCGACCTCGGAATCGAGGCGGCCTGGACAGTTGGTCAACCCGACGACGACGGTGGTCCTTGGCCCAGCGACCATCTCGGTGTCGTAGTCGACTATCGCCTGGCCACGTGA
- a CDS encoding MgtC/SapB family protein — protein MGLTGLDWFPVGLSAQGVLLGIAVVLSAIIGLERHTKLQTAGLRTHALVGLGSAAFTLVSAHGFASSASATAIVDPSRIAAQVVSGIGFIGAGVIFVRRGSVRGLTTAASIWVAAAVGMLAAAEMPLIAVLATILHLLTTRVLPLLGGRVGRRYQISQQTIVVNYMEGYGALREVMNTLLDHDCESQLIESKRLDTTDDQSNIEVSLRIRYQGALRSDFLDHLIQLPGVNRAATGSKDSVRYRPPRQSKALPQGKNDA, from the coding sequence GTGGGACTGACTGGACTCGACTGGTTCCCTGTGGGCTTGAGTGCACAGGGCGTGCTGCTTGGCATCGCTGTGGTGCTGTCCGCGATCATCGGTCTCGAGCGACACACCAAACTGCAGACCGCCGGCCTCCGGACCCATGCCCTGGTAGGCCTCGGGTCAGCTGCATTCACTTTGGTCTCAGCTCACGGATTCGCCAGCAGCGCGAGCGCAACCGCGATCGTGGACCCGTCACGTATCGCCGCACAGGTGGTGTCCGGAATCGGCTTCATCGGTGCGGGAGTGATCTTCGTGCGTCGCGGGTCCGTGCGGGGCTTAACGACCGCCGCCTCAATATGGGTCGCGGCCGCAGTCGGAATGCTCGCCGCCGCCGAGATGCCCCTTATCGCGGTGCTCGCGACCATCTTGCACCTTCTTACGACTCGTGTCCTTCCCCTTCTCGGCGGACGCGTGGGTCGCCGATATCAAATCAGTCAGCAGACGATCGTTGTTAACTATATGGAGGGATACGGAGCACTTCGCGAGGTTATGAACACGTTGCTCGACCACGATTGTGAATCACAGTTGATCGAGTCCAAGCGCCTCGATACCACAGACGATCAATCCAACATCGAGGTCAGTCTCCGAATCCGCTATCAAGGAGCGCTCCGCAGCGATTTCCTCGACCACCTCATTCAACTGCCAGGTGTGAATCGAGCTGCTACGGGCTCTAAGGATTCAGTTAGATATCGCCCGCCCAGGCAATCGAAAGCCCTCCCACAAGGAAAGAATGATGCATAA
- a CDS encoding LacI family DNA-binding transcriptional regulator: MKKERVSIHEVASAAAVSRSTASRALLGQEGVSQTTRDTVQRVARELGYVRDLRAHALKAGSGRTVVIYVRAVQLSYYGQMASLVQRELDARGYELVVVAGSASQARPVDAVMGLRPAGVIVASGRVDLEEFASLDAPVVVAGSDADHPGLTSVADDNQGIKQLASLTAELGHRVVAVIDFPPGASATLSRRASETAKAHRRAGSEVRLVPCMPEGEVPDPSALRRSIEDGATVIVCPNDPLLVSVWEQLTHLGLTVPEDVSLIGYDGRGELASPVFGLTTWAQPIEAMAAAAASEVVARIVDDGHPCRHLRFRGELVRGRTLAPADRRSSESSSRSTTATTVHGTA; this comes from the coding sequence ATGAAAAAGGAACGGGTCTCGATCCACGAGGTGGCCTCGGCGGCAGCTGTGTCACGGTCCACTGCGAGTCGCGCACTCCTTGGGCAAGAGGGAGTTTCACAAACGACCCGTGACACAGTTCAACGGGTCGCTCGCGAACTGGGGTACGTCCGTGACCTGCGGGCTCATGCCCTCAAAGCGGGCTCCGGCAGGACCGTCGTCATCTATGTTCGCGCGGTCCAGTTGTCCTACTACGGTCAGATGGCCAGCCTGGTGCAGAGAGAACTCGATGCACGCGGGTACGAGCTGGTTGTCGTCGCGGGCAGCGCATCGCAGGCGCGCCCCGTCGACGCGGTGATGGGACTGCGACCCGCCGGCGTGATCGTGGCGTCGGGTCGGGTGGATCTCGAGGAATTCGCCTCCCTCGACGCTCCTGTCGTCGTCGCGGGGTCTGACGCCGATCATCCTGGGCTTACCTCGGTCGCGGACGATAACCAGGGCATAAAGCAGTTGGCCTCGCTCACCGCTGAGCTCGGGCACCGGGTCGTGGCTGTGATCGACTTTCCGCCTGGCGCCTCAGCCACCTTGTCCCGTCGGGCGAGCGAAACCGCCAAGGCACACCGGCGAGCAGGTTCCGAAGTTCGCCTCGTGCCGTGCATGCCCGAGGGTGAAGTCCCGGACCCCTCTGCGCTCCGTCGGTCTATCGAGGATGGAGCGACAGTCATCGTGTGTCCAAACGACCCTCTGCTGGTCTCGGTGTGGGAGCAGCTAACTCATCTCGGTCTGACTGTGCCGGAGGACGTCAGTCTCATCGGTTACGACGGCCGTGGCGAACTCGCTAGCCCAGTCTTTGGACTCACCACGTGGGCTCAGCCGATTGAGGCCATGGCTGCCGCCGCGGCTTCCGAAGTCGTGGCCAGGATCGTTGACGATGGGCACCCATGTCGCCACCTTCGATTCCGCGGCGAACTGGTCCGAGGACGCACCCTGGCGCCCGCTGACCGGCGGTCATCTGAATCTAGTTCTCGGAGCACGACAGCGACAACGGTGCACGGGACAGCATGA
- a CDS encoding endonuclease/exonuclease/phosphatase family protein — translation MHKHSAVMLVVGLGASALAIGASARPSDSDSAKQHSVSVRAVTWNVRYGSMASVEQVGEVLRTSRADVAFLSEVPHGDWALRVAKSAGMVHVLNGTISSANHPDKFKVILSRTPISSGCEVHFDSEGAWNPASAVRGRTRVRGVPIALWSTHIANREGKGHAWTLANALSRDRTPNVLVGGDLNLYVDSPGLQAIRHKGFVSAWDLPHANPQQQSTIVGRPDHGVIDHVLLKSRRGSFQDVNVVNQDPALSDHYPVNSTVRLRPTPKTANTGFTCPPLRLPSAMATTP, via the coding sequence ATGCATAAACACAGTGCCGTAATGCTCGTCGTCGGGCTTGGCGCATCGGCCCTCGCCATCGGAGCCAGTGCGCGACCGTCCGACTCTGACTCCGCAAAACAGCACAGCGTCTCGGTCCGCGCCGTCACGTGGAACGTCCGCTACGGATCTATGGCGAGTGTGGAACAGGTCGGAGAGGTCCTGCGCACCAGTCGAGCCGACGTCGCATTCCTCAGTGAGGTCCCGCACGGCGACTGGGCACTGCGCGTCGCGAAGTCTGCCGGCATGGTCCACGTTCTGAATGGGACCATCTCCTCAGCAAACCACCCCGACAAGTTCAAGGTAATTCTTAGCCGCACACCGATATCGTCGGGATGCGAGGTGCACTTTGATTCCGAGGGTGCATGGAACCCCGCCTCGGCGGTCCGAGGGCGAACTAGGGTCCGCGGCGTTCCGATCGCGCTGTGGTCGACCCACATTGCCAACCGCGAAGGCAAAGGTCACGCCTGGACCCTTGCTAATGCATTGTCGCGAGACAGAACACCCAACGTTCTTGTTGGAGGCGATCTCAACCTGTACGTCGACTCTCCTGGACTTCAGGCAATCCGGCATAAAGGCTTTGTCTCCGCTTGGGACCTTCCTCACGCCAATCCGCAGCAGCAGAGCACGATCGTGGGTAGACCGGACCATGGTGTCATCGACCATGTCTTGTTGAAATCTCGTCGTGGCTCATTCCAGGACGTCAACGTCGTCAACCAAGACCCAGCGCTCTCGGATCACTACCCAGTGAACTCCACCGTGCGCCTACGACCGACTCCGAAAACTGCAAACACGGGATTTACCTGCCCGCCACTGCGCCTTCCGTCCGCGATGGCGACGACACCGTGA